In one Plasmodium reichenowi strain SY57 chromosome 7, whole genome shotgun sequence genomic region, the following are encoded:
- a CDS encoding hypothetical protein (conserved Plasmodium protein, unknown function), which yields MSYNNKFNDKKRFLSTSYQDVNNFANAQNTQPITNQQYFYPLIPQYPFATTAYNPNINYPSMIPVNNNYNNYNNKRLNKKKKSFHNFNKYTMEVNSNIREAVNDPWTHLYGKYPNIQFK from the coding sequence atgagttataataacaaatttaatgataaaaaaagattttTATCAACATCTTATCAAGatgtaaataattttgCCAATGCACAGAATACCCAACCAATTACAAATCAgcaatatttttatcctCTTATACCTCAGTACCCTTTTGCTACTACCGCATATAACCctaatataaattatccGAGTATGATACCAGTAAATAATAactataataattataataataaaagattaaataaaaaaaaaaagagttttcataattttaataaatatacaatgGAAGTAAATTCTAATATAAGAGAAGCAGTTAATGATCCATGGACTCATTTATATGGAAAATATCCAAATATTCaatttaaatga
- a CDS encoding sin3 associated polypeptide p18-like protein, with the protein MSRSVSLSLSSNEKSSSSFFSTKRSNKNIEEDEYEKKRLPSYDRKHLKNKSKGQKVEKDTYSEDDDNNKSNNVVHDNVSKEKNWDNNNNNNYYYHKKKKKKRKDYHSSSSISVMSLSSFSKDDNSEYKEMKRKNKDNANKKESSNYKKKKEDKYNKRDCYQYDKYDHDNYNGHAHNSYSNHSSDRKKRKKYKEEKHKEKKKKRKKSYSSSISYYDNYKDEKKKKEDRNISKSNKDKRKKKYSRSSTVSFSSYYEDISDNSNESDTIKNGKNKNKKKNKKKHDKEEKYYTSKHSDKEKDYSRKKKKKRDTNESLYSISLSSYEDFKRRKHKTKKDKDNAKDSDYYDEEGHIKEHTEELLKEKKKKNKEKKRTWKNEKHEDTSKDFFYNKERTHSLEGTGDEKNSYFSREISEDFFASNSRNRNRISSSDSYYKIKKHECKDKKKRKCDEENLLLRTKKKRKRRDNHYTDDNYVSDNTYSSMYRNKNFTTNRKNDRVNNRTNNHTTYRNNDHIDYHRRSSYREDISIKYYDKKDLEKEKHIKRYNENEKYRNNDFISKYDINKKRKSSSNYDISSKYNNYKRSSYINNISINKNSRYSNSYMNGIDKIGIINREKTCPFLLRLFYKVDKEYNVDDMDILTKDNNSNELQIYAWIDITMREIVTLVKDFYKDSRQRNAQWIFKVFSYEKKQLTFLSKVHSTIYNYKEDNKTLLSLNYEIGDIILLSIMLDRK; encoded by the coding sequence atgAGCAGAAGTGTAAGTTTGAGTTTAAGTTCAAACGAGAAATCTTCTTCAAGTTTTTTCTCAACAAAAAGgtcaaataaaaatatcgAAGAAGATGAATATGAAAAGAAGAGATTACCAAGTTATGATAGAAAACATTTGAAGAATAAATCCAAAGGTCAAAAAGTTGAAAAAGATACATATTCGgaagatgatgataataataaaagtaataatgTAGTACACGATAATGTATccaaagaaaaaaattgggataataataataataataattattattatcataaaaagaaaaaaaagaaaagaaaagacTACCATTCTTCTTCTAGTATTAGTGTGATGAGTTTATCATCTTTTAGTAAAGATGATAATAGTGAATACAAAGAaatgaaaaggaaaaataagGATAATGCAAACAAGAAAGAAAGTTCTaactataaaaaaaaaaaggaagataaatataacaaacGTGATTGCTATCAATATGATAAGTACGATcatgataattataatggCCATGCTCATAATAGCTATAGTAATCATTCCAGTGATaggaaaaaaagaaaaaaatataaagaagaGAAACAtaaggaaaagaaaaagaaaagaaaaaaatcCTATTCCTCTAGTATCAgttattatgataattataaagacgaaaaaaaaaaaaaagaagatcGAAACATATCAAAAAGCAATAAagataaaagaaaaaaaaaatacagTAGATCAAGTACTGTTTCTTTTTCTAGCTATTATGAAGATATAAGCGATAATAGCAATGAAAGTGACACTATAAAAAATgggaaaaataaaaataaaaaaaaaaataaaaaaaaacatgataaagaagaaaaatattatacatcAAAACATTCAGACAAAGAAAAAGATTATTCtcgaaaaaaaaaaaaaaaaagggaCACGAACGAATCATTATATTCAATAAGTTTAAGTTCATATGAAGATTTTAAGAGAAGAAAACacaaaacaaaaaaggATAAGGATAATGCAAAGGACAGtgattattatgatgaagAGGGTCATATAAAGGAACACACGgaagaattattaaaagaaaagaaaaaaaaaaacaaagaaaaaaaaagaacatggaaaaatgaaaaacaTGAGGACACAAGTAAAgatttcttttataataagGAAAGAACACATTCTTTAGAAGGGACAGGAGATGAAAAGAATAGTTATTTTAGTAGGGAAATATCCGAAGATTTCTTCGCTTCCAATAGTAGAAATAGAAATAGAATAAGTTCTAGTGattcttattataaaataaagaaacATGAATGTAAggataagaaaaaaagaaaatgtgatgaagaaaatttattattaagaaCAAAGAAAAAGAGGAAAAGACGAGATAATCATTATACTGATGATAATTATGTTAGTGATAATACTTATAGTAGTATGTATcgtaataaaaattttacGACTAATCGTAAAAATGATCGTGTAAATAATCGAACAAATAACCATACAACCTATCGAAATAATGATCATATAGATTATCATCGACGTAGTTCATATAGGGAAGACATTTCcattaaatattatgataagaaagatttagaaaaagagaagcatattaaaagatacaatgaaaatgaaaaatatagaaataaCGATTTTATATCGaaatatgatattaataaaaaaaggaaaagtTCTTctaattatgatatatcatctaaatataataattataaacGTTCATcctatataaataatatatctattaataaaaacagTCGTTATTCTAACTCTTACATGAATGGAATTGATAAGATAGGAATAATAAATAGGGAAAAAACATGTCCTTTTCTTCTTCGGTTGTTTTATAAAGTGGATAAAGAGTATAATGTTGATGATATGGATATATTAActaaagataataatagtaatgaattacaaatatatgcATGGATAGATATCACCATGAGAGAAATTGTTACGCTTGTAAAAGATTTCTATAAAGATAGTAGACAAAGAAATGCTCAATGGATTTTTAAAGTTTTttcatatgaaaaaaaacaattaacatttttatcaaaGGTACATAgtacaatatataattataaagaagataataaaacCTTACTATCTTTAAATTATGAGATTGGTGATATTATACTACTATCCATTATGTTGGACAGAAAATGA